The following coding sequences are from one Lysinibacillus sp. FSL W8-0992 window:
- the eutC gene encoding ethanolamine ammonia-lyase subunit EutC produces MNEQLVSMITQLVMEKMSNDTSNNLSEEITTPTVEQREPLIKFYETAVNHSEALPNPIATSDQPLIKLYNHASSTQEYSHSATIEDHPSTAEPAKAFQFEAETISESVQAAKKHTPARIGVGRAGTRPKTKTWLKFRLDHAAAVDAVYGEVTEELLQKLNVFQVTTRVTDKEEYITRPDLGRRLSDESKALIQSSCKARPTVQIIISNGLSASAIEENVQDVYLALQQSLSNLNIEIGTTFYIDKGRVALMDEIGELLQAEVIVYLIGERPGLVSAESMSAYLCYQPRMGTVEADRMVISNIHKGGIPPLEAGAYLGTVVQKILQYKASGVNLVAKEG; encoded by the coding sequence TTGAATGAACAGCTAGTATCCATGATTACGCAGCTTGTTATGGAGAAAATGAGTAACGATACATCAAACAATTTATCTGAAGAAATAACTACACCGACTGTAGAACAGAGAGAACCACTTATTAAGTTCTATGAAACAGCAGTTAATCATTCTGAAGCGCTACCAAATCCAATTGCGACATCAGATCAACCATTAATTAAGCTTTACAATCATGCATCATCTACACAAGAATATTCGCACAGTGCAACGATTGAAGACCATCCTTCTACAGCGGAACCTGCTAAGGCATTTCAGTTTGAAGCGGAAACTATATCTGAAAGTGTACAAGCGGCAAAAAAACATACACCTGCAAGAATCGGTGTAGGTAGAGCAGGAACAAGGCCAAAAACAAAAACTTGGTTGAAGTTCCGCCTCGATCATGCAGCAGCAGTAGATGCCGTATATGGAGAAGTGACAGAAGAGCTATTGCAAAAATTGAATGTCTTTCAAGTAACAACACGAGTAACTGATAAAGAAGAATACATTACTAGACCGGATTTAGGTCGTCGCTTATCAGATGAATCGAAAGCACTTATTCAATCATCATGCAAAGCACGTCCAACAGTCCAAATCATTATTTCTAACGGCTTAAGTGCGAGTGCGATTGAAGAAAATGTACAGGATGTTTATTTAGCATTACAGCAAAGTCTTAGCAATTTAAATATCGAAATAGGCACTACTTTTTATATAGATAAAGGGCGTGTTGCCTTAATGGATGAGATTGGCGAACTATTGCAAGCAGAGGTCATTGTTTACTTAATTGGTGAACGTCCTGGGCTTGTGTCAGCTGAGTCGATGAGTGCGTATTTATGTTATCAGCCGAGAATGGGCACAGTCGAAGCGGATCGAATGGTTATATCAAACATTCATAAAGGTGGTATTCCGCCACTTGAGGCAGGTGCTTATTTAGGTACAGTAGTTCAAAAAATATTGCAATACAAGGCTAGTGGCGTAAATCTTGTCGCTAAAGAAGGTTAG
- a CDS encoding ethanolamine ammonia-lyase subunit EutB — MNVNLSVIFGGEKYNFHSLKDVMAKANEEKSGDRLAGIAAETVQQRIAAKAVLSELLVKDIRENPLVPPENDEVTRIIEGDINEQIYGEIKNWSIEQLREYILSNDTGDRELKRLSKGMNSEIIAAVTKLMSNLDLVHAANKVEILSTCNITIGQKGTLSSRLQPNHPTDNIDGIIASLKEGLSYGIGDAVIGINPVDDSVESVKKVLHATKEFINDWSIPTQNCVLAHITTQMKAIKQGAPADMIFQSIAGTEIANRSFGISADLIREAEELVKKQGTGTGPNLFYFETGQGSELSAEAHMGIDQVTLESRNYGFARHFNPYIVNTVVGFIGPEYLYNNKQVIRAGLEDHFMGKMHGIPMGVDICYTNHIKADQNDVEDLSVLLTAAGVNFIIAAPMGDDIMLNYQSMSFHDVATLLQTFGKKPAPEYLAWLEKMGIYENGRLSARAGDLSIFER; from the coding sequence ATGAATGTGAATCTATCGGTGATATTTGGTGGAGAAAAATATAATTTTCATTCATTAAAAGACGTAATGGCTAAGGCCAATGAAGAAAAATCGGGAGATCGGCTAGCGGGTATTGCTGCTGAAACCGTACAGCAACGAATTGCAGCAAAAGCTGTGCTAAGTGAATTACTAGTCAAGGATATACGAGAGAATCCTTTAGTTCCTCCAGAAAATGATGAGGTCACACGCATTATTGAAGGGGATATCAATGAACAAATTTACGGAGAAATAAAAAATTGGAGCATTGAACAACTTAGAGAATATATTTTATCGAATGATACAGGAGATCGAGAGTTAAAGCGCTTAAGTAAGGGCATGAATTCAGAAATTATTGCAGCTGTTACAAAGCTAATGTCTAACTTGGATCTTGTTCATGCGGCCAATAAGGTAGAAATACTTTCAACGTGCAATATTACGATTGGGCAAAAGGGTACGCTTTCCTCAAGACTACAGCCCAACCACCCAACAGATAATATTGACGGAATTATCGCTTCCTTAAAAGAAGGATTGTCTTATGGAATAGGCGATGCCGTTATTGGCATTAACCCTGTAGACGATTCTGTCGAAAGCGTTAAAAAAGTTTTACATGCTACAAAAGAATTTATTAATGATTGGTCGATTCCTACACAGAACTGTGTATTGGCTCATATTACAACACAAATGAAAGCTATCAAGCAAGGGGCGCCAGCCGATATGATTTTCCAAAGTATTGCTGGTACTGAAATTGCCAACCGCTCGTTTGGTATTTCTGCAGACTTAATTCGAGAAGCAGAGGAGCTTGTGAAAAAACAAGGAACGGGAACTGGCCCTAATTTATTTTACTTTGAAACAGGGCAAGGCTCGGAGCTTTCTGCAGAAGCACATATGGGCATTGACCAAGTAACATTGGAATCACGCAATTATGGATTCGCAAGACATTTTAATCCGTATATTGTCAACACAGTTGTTGGTTTCATCGGTCCTGAGTATTTGTATAACAACAAACAAGTTATTCGGGCAGGGCTAGAAGACCACTTTATGGGTAAAATGCACGGCATTCCAATGGGAGTAGATATTTGTTACACGAATCATATAAAGGCAGACCAAAATGATGTAGAAGATTTAAGTGTGTTACTAACCGCAGCAGGCGTGAACTTTATTATTGCAGCACCTATGGGAGACGATATTATGTTGAACTACCAGTCAATGAGTTTCCATGATGTTGCAACGTTGCTTCAAACATTTGGTAAAAAACCGGCGCCCGAATATTTAGCTTGGTTAGAAAAAATGGGCATTTACGAAAATGGGCGACTTTCAGCTAGAGCTGGCGATTTATCGATATTTGAAAGGTAG
- a CDS encoding ATP-dependent DNA helicase, with translation MRKSLPFALTKDRSFFESLGDWMGDVLYDELPEKGFECRDEQIFMAYQIEQALKEKNVLFAEAGVGTGKTIAYLLPAVSYARYTGKPALIACADETLIDQLVKEGGDIYKLQKTLGLEIDVRLAKSRDQYLCLKRFEEAEKVETDEWIDDIAFSIPDGVYAQGSMIAVQPYGDRSDYPTVSDEDWHKVNYNAIMQCSVCDLRNRCGQTLHRAHYRKSTDLIICSQDFLMEHLATKESREREGQLALLPEVSMMVLDEGHLLEYAAQKAMTYKVQATTIVPLLERLMVDGVRERTLYAMEKLQDDHELFFDQLRDDIVASEEERKRINKSATLLKYGKQLIQDVEILLEEFVFESEMYMIPEYELNMAEEYLEQYQASLRIFTAQGDAVDWLEETDGEETLVIMPRLITEVLEEKLFSKKLPIVFSSATLSVNKDFSYIAYSLGIHNYQSFSVPSPFDYEAVMRIYLHELSQNNKTARVQQLLGDGEKTLILFKSKQAMLNFKAELPLMERMHVAFEGDRELSAIVRDFQEGTVKTLCSYHLWEGLDLPEEALTRVIIYDLPFPPHDPLFDAKRTFAENPYEEVELPFMQLRLQQGMGRLIRTSNDHGDIHILLNEEEAKQRETFENILAVTPEIK, from the coding sequence TTGCGTAAATCTTTACCATTTGCATTAACGAAGGATCGCTCGTTTTTCGAGTCATTAGGTGACTGGATGGGAGACGTCCTTTATGATGAATTACCAGAAAAGGGATTTGAATGCCGAGATGAGCAAATTTTTATGGCTTATCAAATTGAACAGGCTTTAAAAGAGAAAAATGTATTATTTGCTGAAGCGGGAGTAGGAACAGGGAAAACGATTGCCTATTTATTACCTGCTGTATCCTATGCACGCTATACAGGTAAACCAGCATTAATAGCCTGTGCAGATGAAACATTAATCGATCAGCTCGTTAAAGAGGGCGGCGATATTTATAAATTACAAAAAACACTCGGTTTAGAAATTGATGTACGTTTAGCGAAATCACGTGATCAATATTTATGCTTAAAGCGTTTCGAGGAAGCTGAAAAAGTCGAAACAGATGAGTGGATTGATGATATAGCATTTTCAATTCCTGACGGCGTATATGCCCAAGGCTCGATGATTGCTGTGCAACCATACGGTGACCGCAGTGATTATCCAACGGTTAGTGATGAAGATTGGCACAAAGTGAATTATAACGCGATTATGCAATGTTCGGTATGTGATCTACGTAATCGTTGCGGTCAAACCCTTCACCGTGCACATTACCGTAAATCAACGGATTTAATTATTTGCTCGCAAGACTTTTTAATGGAGCATTTAGCAACGAAAGAGTCGCGTGAACGTGAAGGACAGTTAGCGTTACTTCCAGAAGTATCAATGATGGTGCTAGATGAAGGACATTTATTAGAGTACGCTGCGCAGAAAGCAATGACGTACAAAGTTCAAGCAACGACGATTGTTCCACTATTAGAACGTTTAATGGTAGACGGTGTACGTGAACGAACTTTGTATGCAATGGAAAAATTACAAGACGATCACGAACTATTTTTTGATCAGCTGCGTGATGATATTGTAGCTTCTGAGGAAGAACGTAAGCGTATAAACAAATCTGCAACACTTTTAAAATACGGTAAACAACTTATTCAAGATGTCGAAATACTGCTTGAGGAATTTGTTTTTGAATCAGAAATGTATATGATTCCAGAGTATGAGTTAAATATGGCAGAAGAGTATTTGGAGCAATATCAAGCTTCACTTCGCATTTTTACAGCGCAAGGTGATGCAGTTGACTGGCTAGAGGAAACAGATGGTGAGGAAACGCTTGTCATTATGCCACGACTTATTACAGAAGTTTTAGAAGAAAAATTATTCTCGAAAAAGCTTCCTATTGTATTTTCTTCTGCAACACTATCTGTCAATAAGGATTTCTCATATATTGCTTATAGTCTTGGCATTCATAATTACCAATCATTCTCAGTTCCGTCACCTTTTGATTACGAAGCGGTGATGAGAATTTACTTGCATGAACTATCTCAAAATAATAAAACAGCTCGTGTCCAACAACTGTTGGGAGATGGTGAAAAAACATTAATATTATTTAAATCAAAACAAGCGATGTTAAACTTTAAAGCGGAATTGCCTCTTATGGAACGTATGCATGTTGCATTTGAGGGAGATCGTGAACTATCTGCAATTGTTCGTGATTTCCAAGAAGGTACTGTAAAAACGTTATGTTCCTATCATTTATGGGAAGGTTTAGATTTACCTGAAGAAGCACTGACACGTGTCATAATTTATGACTTGCCTTTCCCTCCACATGATCCATTGTTTGACGCAAAACGGACATTTGCTGAAAATCCGTATGAAGAAGTAGAATTACCTTTTATGCAATTACGTCTACAACAGGGAATGGGACGATTAATTCGTACATCTAACGATCATGGCGATATTCATATTTTGTTAAATGAGGAAGAAGCCAAACAGCGTGAAACATTTGAAAATATTTTAGCAGTAACACCAGAAATAAAATAG
- a CDS encoding ethanolamine ammonia-lyase reactivating factor EutA, with protein sequence MKTEKIYSAGIDIGTSTTKMVVSSFLLKNVAGVTHVPRIEIIEKTVLHQSPIIKTPFLNDDIIDMEQIEQFIFQQYQLAQISPADISTGAIIITGESATKENASEVVHAIADSAGHFLVATAGPDLEGIIAAKGAGTVQLSKNTGKVIANIDIGGGTANIAVMQYGEVIGTCTLHVGGRLIEFYNGKILSISPPIKKLMEKWPKPLQLGDSADDARVGQLIQEMVRFLAKTLSGQEIDAEHPLLLGHLPNWHKPVDAIVFSGGVASCIYNHDCTHRQYDDIGDKLANMLLQHEQLQTFLWLQPQETARATVTGAGTQTTEISGATIQVDADVLPLKNVPVFNCHMSIASKAFDHMVKTAVDRADALFSIEDKHAPFALYFSELPYLSFQDVHTLCEAILQHLGTRSSKDIPIIIVIQSDYAKVIGQTLQAINPMVPILCIDQIKVETGDYIDIGQVLPSGVVPVVVKTLAFHSK encoded by the coding sequence TTGAAAACAGAAAAAATTTATAGTGCAGGCATTGATATTGGGACAAGTACAACAAAGATGGTTGTTAGTAGTTTTCTGTTGAAAAACGTTGCTGGTGTGACACATGTGCCGCGGATAGAAATAATTGAAAAAACGGTGTTACATCAAAGTCCTATTATTAAAACACCGTTTCTCAATGATGACATTATCGATATGGAACAGATAGAACAATTTATATTTCAGCAATATCAACTTGCTCAAATTTCACCGGCAGATATATCAACAGGTGCCATTATTATTACGGGTGAATCTGCAACGAAGGAAAATGCCAGTGAGGTTGTCCATGCAATTGCTGACTCAGCAGGTCATTTTCTAGTTGCGACTGCAGGGCCTGATTTAGAGGGGATTATTGCCGCCAAAGGTGCAGGTACTGTCCAACTGTCAAAAAACACAGGCAAAGTCATTGCCAATATAGATATTGGTGGCGGTACGGCTAATATCGCAGTTATGCAGTACGGTGAAGTCATTGGCACATGTACATTGCATGTTGGTGGTAGATTAATTGAATTTTATAATGGCAAAATTCTTTCTATTTCTCCACCTATTAAGAAGCTCATGGAGAAGTGGCCAAAACCATTACAGCTAGGGGATTCGGCAGACGATGCTCGCGTTGGGCAGCTTATTCAAGAAATGGTGCGCTTCTTAGCTAAGACATTAAGTGGGCAAGAAATTGATGCCGAGCATCCATTGTTATTAGGACATTTGCCAAATTGGCATAAGCCAGTCGATGCAATCGTCTTTTCAGGAGGGGTAGCTTCCTGTATATATAACCATGATTGTACGCATCGTCAGTACGATGATATCGGCGATAAACTAGCAAATATGCTATTACAGCATGAGCAACTGCAAACATTTTTATGGCTACAGCCACAAGAAACTGCACGAGCAACAGTGACTGGGGCAGGTACACAAACAACTGAAATTAGTGGTGCCACCATTCAAGTGGATGCAGATGTTTTACCGTTAAAAAATGTCCCTGTATTTAATTGCCATATGAGTATCGCATCAAAAGCGTTTGATCATATGGTAAAGACAGCAGTGGATAGAGCAGATGCACTCTTTTCGATAGAGGATAAACACGCTCCATTTGCACTTTATTTTAGTGAGTTACCGTACTTAAGTTTTCAGGATGTCCATACATTATGCGAGGCCATTTTACAGCATTTAGGAACAAGAAGCTCCAAGGACATACCAATTATCATAGTCATTCAATCAGATTATGCAAAGGTTATAGGGCAAACGTTGCAAGCTATTAATCCAATGGTTCCTATACTATGTATCGATCAAATTAAAGTAGAAACAGGTGATTATATTGACATTGGGCAAGTGCTACCTTCTGGTGTTGTCCCTGTTGTTGTCAAAACACTAGCTTTCCACTCAAAGTAA
- a CDS encoding histidine kinase N-terminal domain-containing protein, whose amino-acid sequence MDLSSIQTLCSKYTNLSETDIEKLVELETTLSYYAELTDCYMFIDCMVENLPHAIVVAEAFPTKEIGLYEKSVIGKIVFESFEPAVFAAFKYKEKSSISRAITQEGITVEQNVVPVFNDEGQVIAMLIQEKKVKMQTAPKDDFQNMPFALIEHIVEPNSQPIPVVSDLLVESIILTNHENKVIYSNPAGYRFITELSGLEHFNNIALDKILPFLQEVYDKGDDVFFLEITIDRKSFIVKKIPIRSQHDKVTLLIIHDLTELKLKENELMMKTFAIREIHHRVKNNLQTVTSLLRLQMRNDLAASNASAFQEALNRIYSISTVYELILENEDNAEEKVDVIALSKKIGHKMIGTTNTQSIQLVFHDDDIQLYCHSKKAVSLALIICELLQNALKYAFIEREEGIIDIQFLQDASYISLHISDNGVGMHEVKASFGMEIITRLVEYDLAGTFTIIPSEQGTHTQIQFPVSEEVFILND is encoded by the coding sequence GTGGACCTGTCGAGCATTCAAACGCTGTGTAGTAAATATACAAACTTATCCGAAACAGATATCGAGAAGTTAGTAGAGCTTGAAACTACACTTTCCTATTATGCTGAATTGACAGATTGCTATATGTTTATAGATTGCATGGTGGAAAATTTACCACATGCAATTGTTGTGGCAGAGGCATTCCCTACAAAAGAAATTGGTTTATACGAAAAATCAGTGATTGGAAAAATCGTATTTGAAAGCTTTGAACCAGCAGTATTTGCAGCTTTTAAATATAAAGAAAAATCATCCATTTCTCGAGCAATCACACAGGAAGGTATAACCGTTGAACAAAATGTTGTTCCTGTCTTTAATGACGAGGGACAGGTTATTGCCATGTTGATTCAAGAAAAAAAGGTCAAAATGCAAACTGCACCAAAGGATGATTTTCAAAATATGCCTTTTGCTTTAATTGAGCATATCGTCGAGCCAAATTCGCAACCAATTCCTGTTGTGTCTGATTTATTAGTAGAGTCAATTATTCTCACAAATCATGAAAACAAAGTGATTTATAGCAATCCAGCAGGCTACCGTTTTATTACGGAGCTTTCAGGGCTAGAGCATTTTAACAATATTGCGTTGGATAAAATTTTACCTTTTTTACAAGAGGTCTATGATAAAGGCGACGATGTCTTTTTCTTAGAAATTACGATTGATCGTAAATCGTTTATAGTGAAAAAAATCCCAATTCGCAGTCAACATGATAAAGTGACACTTCTTATTATTCATGATCTGACAGAGTTAAAGCTGAAAGAAAATGAACTGATGATGAAGACATTTGCTATACGAGAAATTCATCATCGTGTGAAAAATAATTTACAAACGGTTACAAGCCTATTGCGATTGCAAATGCGAAATGACCTAGCAGCTTCAAATGCAAGTGCTTTTCAAGAGGCATTAAATCGAATATATAGTATTTCCACTGTCTATGAACTTATTTTAGAAAATGAGGATAATGCGGAAGAAAAAGTGGACGTTATCGCTTTGTCTAAAAAGATAGGGCATAAAATGATTGGTACTACCAATACACAATCCATTCAATTAGTCTTCCACGATGATGATATTCAGCTATATTGTCATTCGAAAAAAGCTGTTTCACTCGCATTAATTATTTGTGAGCTACTACAAAATGCATTAAAGTATGCTTTTATCGAGCGCGAGGAAGGAATAATCGATATTCAATTTCTTCAGGATGCTTCTTATATTTCACTTCATATTTCCGACAACGGCGTTGGCATGCACGAGGTGAAGGCATCATTTGGAATGGAGATTATTACAAGGCTTGTTGAATATGATTTAGCTGGCACATTTACAATTATCCCTAGTGAACAAGGTACACATACTCAAATTCAGTTTCCTGTAAGTGAGGAGGTATTTATCCTAAATGACTAG
- a CDS encoding EutP/PduV family microcompartment system protein, translating to MKNRVMIIGGVQAGKSTLMNALLGKDRKANKTQALVFDDWIVDTPGEYIENPMYYRNIMATSLEVTHVIYLQDATSSRSVFPPQFSLGIPKIQIGVITKIDAPLADVERATTLLKNVMTHGPIVQTSSWQMLGIEYIAPLIQLNSDEEIRQFVKDRDSPYLIYCS from the coding sequence ATGAAAAATCGAGTAATGATAATAGGCGGTGTGCAAGCTGGTAAGTCAACGCTAATGAATGCGTTATTAGGCAAAGATAGAAAAGCCAATAAAACGCAGGCACTCGTTTTTGATGACTGGATTGTTGATACACCTGGAGAATATATAGAAAATCCGATGTATTACAGAAATATTATGGCAACATCGCTCGAAGTGACGCATGTAATTTATTTACAGGATGCCACATCCTCAAGGAGTGTTTTTCCACCACAATTTAGCTTGGGCATTCCTAAAATACAAATTGGCGTCATTACCAAAATAGATGCACCTCTTGCAGATGTGGAAAGAGCAACAACTTTATTAAAAAACGTTATGACACACGGTCCAATCGTTCAAACATCTTCGTGGCAAATGCTTGGAATTGAGTATATTGCACCGCTAATTCAGCTCAATTCAGACGAGGAAATTCGCCAATTTGTTAAGGATCGTGATAGTCCCTATCTTATTTATTGTTCTTAG
- the eutH gene encoding ethanolamine utilization protein EutH: protein MAMIGTIIVYIIMICAVLGAIGAIRDAEYGIGKEFMNGIHTVGHIFVPAAGIMAAIPYLTWFISHFISPVFEWIGADPAIAATTILASDMGGYQLANALKESYEGWVMALVVGFMSGATIVFSIPMGLAMLDKRDHKYMALGIMAGVLTIPIGAFISSIMIVMFNTEVREVISTTSAPTYVFAISVLQILLNLLPLFIFVILIALGLKLIPNGMIKGFMIFGRVMDAAIKLVLVFSIVEIFTGLFTKIFGAWGFDPIMADSVDQFRALETAGYIGIMLAGAFPMVYLIRKYASKPLETAGKKLGLSSVGSAGILATSANILAMFTLIRQMPPKDKVINIAFGVCSAFLLGDHLSFTANFQPTIILPVMAGKLLAGIIAIFFAYKLSVPTALKLEQEDRKAGIIKEGEYLTDQKS, encoded by the coding sequence ATGGCAATGATAGGAACGATAATCGTTTATATTATTATGATTTGTGCCGTTTTAGGTGCGATCGGAGCAATTCGAGATGCAGAGTATGGGATTGGTAAAGAATTTATGAATGGTATCCATACTGTAGGGCATATTTTTGTACCCGCGGCAGGAATCATGGCAGCTATACCTTACTTAACGTGGTTTATTAGTCACTTTATTAGTCCGGTTTTTGAATGGATTGGAGCTGATCCAGCAATAGCCGCAACAACAATTTTAGCGTCGGACATGGGGGGATATCAATTAGCAAATGCCTTAAAGGAATCCTATGAAGGATGGGTGATGGCACTTGTTGTTGGTTTTATGTCAGGTGCAACAATTGTATTCTCAATTCCGATGGGTCTTGCGATGTTAGACAAGCGTGATCATAAGTATATGGCATTAGGAATTATGGCGGGCGTTTTAACAATTCCGATTGGTGCATTTATTTCATCAATCATGATTGTGATGTTTAACACGGAAGTTCGTGAAGTCATTAGTACTACATCTGCACCAACTTATGTTTTTGCCATTTCTGTTTTACAAATATTACTTAATTTATTGCCTTTATTTATTTTTGTAATCTTAATTGCGTTAGGGCTAAAGCTCATTCCAAATGGCATGATCAAAGGTTTTATGATTTTTGGACGTGTAATGGATGCGGCGATTAAGCTTGTACTTGTGTTCTCGATTGTTGAAATTTTTACGGGTCTTTTTACAAAGATTTTTGGGGCATGGGGCTTTGATCCAATCATGGCAGATAGTGTTGACCAATTCCGTGCATTAGAAACGGCTGGTTATATCGGTATTATGTTAGCGGGTGCATTCCCAATGGTCTACTTAATCCGAAAATATGCTTCTAAACCGCTAGAAACAGCAGGTAAAAAATTAGGTCTTTCATCGGTAGGAAGTGCAGGGATTTTAGCAACGAGTGCAAATATTTTAGCTATGTTTACACTCATTCGTCAGATGCCGCCAAAAGATAAAGTAATCAACATTGCCTTTGGAGTTTGTTCAGCATTCCTGTTAGGTGATCATTTATCATTTACTGCTAATTTCCAGCCAACAATTATTTTACCTGTAATGGCAGGGAAGCTTTTAGCAGGAATCATTGCCATTTTCTTTGCCTATAAGCTATCAGTACCTACAGCTTTAAAATTGGAACAAGAAGATCGCAAGGCAGGCATCATTAAAGAGGGAGAATATTTAACAGATCAAAAGTCTTGA
- a CDS encoding BMC domain-containing protein yields the protein MSEEKKRFIQEFVPGKQLTLSHLIANPDPEMFQKLGIQEAGALGIMTCTPSETVIIAGDIATKAANVKLGFLDRFTGSLVIVGSVSEVEMAMLEINRFLSEMLGYTPSKITKS from the coding sequence ATGAGTGAAGAAAAGAAACGATTTATTCAGGAATTTGTGCCGGGTAAGCAACTAACGTTGAGTCATTTAATAGCAAATCCAGATCCTGAAATGTTTCAAAAACTTGGTATTCAAGAAGCGGGTGCACTTGGCATTATGACTTGTACACCGAGTGAAACAGTCATTATTGCTGGGGATATAGCTACAAAGGCAGCGAATGTAAAACTAGGGTTTTTAGATCGTTTTACGGGCAGTCTCGTTATTGTGGGTAGTGTCTCTGAAGTTGAAATGGCGATGTTAGAAATTAATCGTTTTCTTTCAGAAATGCTAGGTTATACGCCATCTAAAATAACGAAGTCATAG
- a CDS encoding ANTAR domain-containing response regulator: MTRKVMIVEDESLIAIDLKFMLEDNGYEVVAQANNGESAIELAFTHKPQLILMDIKMPKLDGLKASKIIEQQLGIPVLFISAYSEKELLLYMKQDNILGYVMKPFSEKNVLPALEVAFHQIDKFNRLNGEILHKQSELEKRKLIERAKGLLMQSEKLSEDEAYKKIRNESMQSQQEMVTIAKRIIHTLQVNR, translated from the coding sequence ATGACTAGGAAAGTAATGATTGTCGAAGATGAATCACTTATCGCTATCGATTTGAAATTTATGCTAGAAGATAATGGCTATGAAGTCGTTGCTCAAGCAAATAATGGAGAATCAGCGATTGAGCTAGCTTTTACACATAAGCCACAGTTGATTTTAATGGACATCAAAATGCCGAAACTAGATGGTTTAAAAGCAAGTAAAATTATTGAACAGCAGTTAGGTATACCCGTACTGTTTATATCAGCTTACAGTGAAAAAGAATTGTTATTGTACATGAAACAGGATAATATTTTAGGTTATGTTATGAAACCGTTTTCTGAGAAAAATGTCTTGCCAGCGCTAGAAGTGGCATTTCATCAAATCGATAAATTCAACCGTCTGAACGGTGAAATATTGCATAAGCAAAGTGAATTAGAAAAGCGGAAACTAATCGAACGAGCGAAAGGGTTACTGATGCAATCAGAAAAACTTAGCGAGGACGAGGCTTATAAAAAAATTCGCAATGAGAGTATGCAAAGTCAGCAGGAAATGGTGACAATAGCAAAACGAATTATTCATACATTACAAGTTAATAGATGA
- the eutL gene encoding ethanolamine utilization microcompartment protein EutL gives MNPQKIMAEILAMQMIPRVNRELAAQLELKPNQHSIGLVTLTIDDVGYVALDEATKKADVAVVYAKSFYAGAAHASGPLSGEMIGIIAGSSPDEIRSGLEAIEQKIQFDTYFEAINGNESHALFAHTVASCGTYLAELADVKVGTALAYLIAPPIEAVVGLDAALKAADVELKLFFGPPSETNFGGGIVSGSQSSCQAAADAFREAIENVARNPDI, from the coding sequence ATGAATCCTCAAAAAATAATGGCTGAAATTTTGGCAATGCAGATGATTCCTAGAGTGAATAGAGAATTAGCAGCACAGCTTGAGCTAAAGCCAAATCAGCATAGCATTGGGCTAGTCACACTAACGATTGATGATGTCGGATATGTGGCATTAGACGAAGCGACGAAAAAAGCTGATGTGGCTGTCGTTTATGCAAAAAGCTTTTATGCAGGTGCGGCACACGCGTCAGGCCCATTATCTGGTGAAATGATTGGCATTATTGCGGGAAGCTCACCAGACGAAATTCGCAGTGGGTTGGAAGCAATTGAACAAAAGATTCAATTCGATACTTATTTTGAAGCAATTAATGGCAATGAAAGCCATGCTCTTTTTGCGCATACTGTTGCAAGCTGTGGAACCTATTTGGCCGAGCTAGCAGATGTGAAGGTTGGCACTGCACTCGCTTACTTAATCGCACCACCAATTGAGGCGGTCGTTGGTTTAGATGCCGCTTTAAAAGCAGCGGACGTAGAGCTAAAACTATTTTTTGGACCACCTTCAGAAACTAACTTTGGTGGTGGCATAGTAAGTGGCAGTCAGTCTTCATGTCAAGCTGCTGCAGACGCTTTTAGAGAAGCAATAGAAAATGTTGCAAGAAATCCCGATATTTAG